A section of the Elusimicrobiaceae bacterium genome encodes:
- a CDS encoding AI-2E family transporter: MFKKIDPIAYAPINNACLLILAGTALTWILVYAKTILMPFTIAVCLAMVLNTIAQWMKQHWKVPYWLGVLIGIVFFLSAAALSIIFVSNSIYSFIDGLNNYTDKLNATLAWFVEMAQKAGVKINDQFVSESLSRLPLFNMVRSMGGIVVSFISNTALVSLFLIFLFMGRSSQEKNTLTSSIEKHISYYLIIKLLVSLLASLVTWLILKATGAEMAGMFAVLTLVLNFIPNIGPFIATSLPMPVLFLQYGLDWHIIAAILLLTTAHFIIGNILETKWLGKGMDLNPLIVIASLIFWALVWGAMGALLAVPLTSIVKMILQRSEPTKPFAEILAGRLPFK; this comes from the coding sequence ATGTTTAAAAAAATAGACCCTATTGCATACGCCCCCATTAACAATGCCTGCCTATTGATTTTGGCAGGCACCGCACTAACGTGGATTCTTGTATATGCAAAAACCATCTTAATGCCCTTCACCATTGCTGTATGTTTGGCCATGGTGCTTAATACCATTGCCCAATGGATGAAACAACACTGGAAAGTGCCCTATTGGCTGGGCGTACTGATTGGTATTGTTTTCTTTTTGAGTGCGGCCGCTTTGTCCATTATCTTTGTGTCTAACTCCATTTATTCTTTCATAGACGGATTAAACAATTACACCGATAAACTCAATGCCACTCTGGCTTGGTTTGTGGAAATGGCACAAAAAGCCGGTGTTAAAATTAATGACCAGTTCGTCTCTGAATCCTTAAGCCGGCTGCCGCTGTTTAATATGGTGCGCAGTATGGGTGGGATAGTCGTTTCCTTTATCTCCAATACGGCACTTGTTTCTTTGTTTTTAATCTTTCTTTTTATGGGGCGTTCTTCTCAAGAAAAAAATACGCTCACCTCTTCCATTGAAAAACATATCTCCTATTACCTGATTATTAAGTTACTGGTATCTTTGCTGGCCAGCTTGGTCACGTGGTTAATCTTAAAAGCTACCGGAGCGGAAATGGCCGGTATGTTTGCGGTGTTAACGTTAGTGCTTAATTTCATCCCGAACATTGGCCCCTTCATTGCCACCTCGTTGCCTATGCCGGTACTGTTTTTACAATATGGACTTGATTGGCATATTATTGCCGCTATCCTGTTACTAACTACCGCCCATTTTATCATCGGAAACATATTAGAAACCAAATGGCTGGGTAAAGGGATGGACTTAAACCCGCTGATTGTGATTGCTTCCTTAATCTTTTGGGCACTGGTTTGGGGCGCAATGGGAGCACTGTTGGCCGTGCCTTTAACTTCTATTGTAAAAATGATTTTACAACGCAGCGAACCGACTAAACCCTTTGCGGAAATTTTGGCCGGACGGTTGCCTTTTAAATAA
- a CDS encoding MarC family protein: MEWSVLFNTFIGIIAILNPIGNMPIFLGYVENETPKVQRAVALLLALSIFVLMCTFFIFGTRILNMFGITLPAFRLAGSIMILLIGLRMLQGKSKFENQGIETSPVTGGTFTQAGNSLSRILVPVGMPLFIGPGTITTVILYAEKSTDLLTSLLMIVILFLSSCIVGGVLVSSRYIFDRIGRNGSQIVVRFMGMILCAIAMQFMIDGIAQLLPGVLNADFIHSAIK, translated from the coding sequence ATGGAATGGAGTGTGCTGTTTAACACCTTTATCGGTATCATCGCTATTTTAAACCCAATTGGAAATATGCCCATCTTTTTGGGATATGTAGAAAACGAAACCCCTAAAGTGCAACGTGCAGTAGCATTACTACTGGCATTATCTATTTTTGTATTAATGTGTACTTTCTTTATTTTTGGTACACGTATTTTGAATATGTTTGGGATCACGCTACCCGCCTTCCGCTTGGCAGGGTCTATTATGATTTTGCTCATTGGGCTACGCATGTTACAAGGGAAAAGTAAATTTGAAAACCAAGGAATTGAAACCTCTCCGGTTACCGGTGGTACTTTTACCCAAGCAGGCAATAGTTTAAGCCGCATTTTAGTGCCGGTAGGCATGCCGCTGTTTATCGGCCCGGGCACGATTACCACGGTTATTTTGTATGCGGAAAAAAGTACCGATTTGCTGACTTCACTACTGATGATTGTGATTTTGTTTTTAAGCTCCTGCATTGTAGGGGGGGTGCTGGTTAGTTCGCGTTATATTTTTGACCGCATTGGGCGCAATGGGTCGCAAATTGTGGTACGTTTTATGGGTATGATTTTGTGCGCGATTGCCATGCAATTTATGATTGACGGAATTGCACAATTACTCCCCGGCGTACTCAATGCCGATTTTATTCACAGCGCTATCAAATAA
- a CDS encoding MFS transporter, with translation MKKTSPWLYIPSAYFLEGIPYVVINAVSVVLYADLGYANDRLVFWTSWLYLPWILKMFWSPLVDSRSTKRRWMLGAQNAMAAIFLLMALLCAWNVWTHPHTLANMTFFTASLFGFLAGAFISATLDIATDGYYLFALTPKQQGYFVGVRTIFYRFAMIFANGMLLAGAFQLCKNTDSKRMVWTLIFGFLAFLFAALAKWHRHITPVPPTDGPAVTQHNIWADAFKTYFTQKNIIYILLFILLYRLGDAMLEKIVPLFLIKPVEEGAMGLSMQSYGLIKGTLGLGAIIAGNLAGGWLLGRFGFKKCIWPFAMAMVLPNFFYAYMGFARPSLPWVAALITLENFGYGLAMMAFSVFVMYISQGAYKTSHYAISTGIMALGMMVPGMLSGKLQTVLGYEQFFLITAMISLLTFAIVPLVLRIKALDEAEKIFQAEAKK, from the coding sequence ATGAAAAAAACTTCTCCCTGGCTGTATATCCCTTCCGCTTATTTTTTGGAAGGGATTCCGTATGTCGTAATTAATGCCGTATCTGTGGTGCTTTATGCAGATCTCGGTTATGCCAACGACCGGCTTGTTTTTTGGACCAGTTGGCTGTACTTACCTTGGATTTTGAAAATGTTTTGGAGCCCGCTGGTAGACAGCCGCAGCACCAAACGCCGCTGGATGCTCGGGGCCCAAAATGCAATGGCCGCTATTTTTCTGTTAATGGCACTTTTATGTGCCTGGAACGTGTGGACCCATCCGCACACGTTGGCCAATATGACATTCTTTACCGCGTCGTTATTTGGTTTTTTGGCGGGGGCTTTTATATCGGCCACCTTGGACATTGCTACCGATGGTTACTATCTATTTGCTTTGACGCCCAAACAACAAGGTTATTTCGTAGGAGTTCGTACTATTTTCTACCGCTTTGCCATGATTTTTGCCAATGGTATGCTACTGGCGGGTGCTTTTCAACTTTGCAAAAACACAGACTCCAAACGAATGGTTTGGACCTTAATTTTTGGGTTCTTGGCGTTTCTATTTGCGGCGCTGGCTAAATGGCACAGACACATTACGCCCGTTCCGCCTACAGATGGTCCTGCCGTCACGCAACACAATATATGGGCCGACGCCTTCAAAACCTATTTTACGCAAAAAAATATCATTTACATCTTATTATTCATCTTGCTATACCGGTTGGGCGATGCCATGCTGGAAAAAATCGTTCCGCTGTTTTTGATCAAACCGGTGGAAGAAGGCGCTATGGGCCTTTCGATGCAAAGCTACGGATTAATCAAGGGTACGCTTGGACTGGGAGCTATTATTGCCGGCAATTTAGCGGGCGGATGGCTCTTGGGACGTTTCGGGTTCAAGAAATGCATTTGGCCGTTTGCGATGGCGATGGTACTGCCTAACTTTTTCTATGCTTATATGGGCTTTGCGCGCCCGAGTTTGCCTTGGGTGGCGGCGCTGATTACATTAGAAAATTTTGGGTACGGGCTGGCTATGATGGCTTTTTCCGTCTTTGTCATGTACATTTCCCAAGGAGCTTATAAAACTTCCCATTATGCTATCTCTACCGGTATTATGGCGTTAGGAATGATGGTGCCGGGGATGTTATCGGGTAAGTTGCAAACGGTACTGGGATATGAACAGTTCTTCTTAATCACAGCCATGATTAGCTTGCTCACTTTTGCCATTGTACCGTTGGTACTACGCATCAAAGCATTAGATGAAGCAGAAAAAATATTTCAGGCAGAGGCAAAGAAATGA
- the murQ gene encoding N-acetylmuramic acid 6-phosphate etherase encodes MKTLPTESINPRTKKLDVSSAKQMTRLFHAEDLQAARAVSKAATAISQAIERAASTYLSGHKIIFIGAGTSGRLGVLEAAECVPTFGTKPSEIIGIIAGGKPAMFKAQEGAEDNRQQGKKDILKIASAGDFVIGLSASGVTPYVLGALEAAQQAGAYTALMACNKTADVSHANLFILLATGPEVLSGSTRLKAGTATKMALNAITTGAMARAGKVYQNLMVDVRPTNQKLIRRAIRLICIVSGTDEATAAALLKASGNQVKTAIVMHVKKCSRTQAQKHLAKHRGFLRETLREK; translated from the coding sequence ATGAAAACACTCCCTACGGAGTCTATTAATCCGCGCACGAAAAAACTAGACGTCAGTTCCGCCAAACAAATGACTCGGCTTTTTCACGCCGAAGATTTGCAAGCGGCACGCGCAGTTAGTAAGGCCGCTACCGCTATTTCTCAAGCTATAGAACGCGCGGCCAGCACCTATTTAAGCGGACATAAAATTATTTTTATTGGAGCCGGCACCAGCGGTCGTTTGGGTGTATTGGAAGCGGCAGAGTGCGTACCTACTTTTGGCACAAAACCGTCTGAAATTATCGGCATAATTGCCGGCGGGAAACCCGCCATGTTTAAGGCCCAAGAAGGAGCCGAAGACAATCGCCAACAAGGTAAAAAAGATATTCTTAAAATAGCAAGTGCCGGAGATTTTGTCATTGGCCTAAGTGCCAGCGGCGTTACCCCTTATGTGTTAGGAGCCTTGGAAGCGGCCCAACAGGCCGGTGCTTATACGGCTCTGATGGCCTGTAATAAAACAGCTGATGTTTCTCATGCTAATTTGTTTATTCTCTTGGCCACCGGCCCGGAGGTCCTTAGCGGCTCTACACGCCTAAAAGCCGGTACCGCGACCAAAATGGCACTCAATGCCATCACCACCGGCGCCATGGCGCGGGCCGGAAAGGTGTACCAAAATCTAATGGTGGATGTACGCCCCACCAATCAGAAATTAATTCGCAGGGCAATACGTTTAATTTGTATCGTATCCGGCACCGATGAGGCAACCGCCGCCGCTTTGTTAAAGGCCTCCGGCAATCAAGTAAAAACCGCTATTGTGATGCATGTAAAAAAATGTTCCCGCACCCAAGCTCAAAAACACTTGGCCAAACACCGCGGATTTTTACGGGAGACCTTGCGTGAAAAATAA